CAAACCCCAGCGAGGGCGGTACAAGACGCCGACGGCACTCAATCGTACAATGGTGCGCGGTTTCAAGTACTCCGTCGCCTCTTGGATTCTCCGTTTCCAGTCGAGTTGGAGCAGCCGTATCTTTTCCTCTCGCTCCGCTATCGTCAGTTGATTTCGGCGATTTCCCTTTCGCACCTCTTCAATCAACTGCCGGTAGTAATTCTCAATGTTGCCAATCTCGTCCTTGAGTTCCAATTCATGCCGGTACTTTGTTTTTAGTACCCTCTTTCTCAATCTTTGATCCAAAATAGATAAGCCCCACTTTAGCAGCGGCTTCATATCGGGCACCGGTAGAACCAATCTTTCGTTTGCGGGCTCAGCGCTCCCCTTTTCCCAGTTTTTTATCTCAGCTATTCCGTCGCCGATATGTTCGCCCGTCCAGGGATCCAGAAGGAAAGTCTCGAGATCATCAGGCGCTTCCATCGTGGAATTCTGGATAATGTAGGCCATATAAATGAGCGGGCTGAAGATCGCCTGCGGATCGGACCAACTCCATCCCTCTTCCAAATCGGGGGCTCGATTTTTGGAGGGACTGCGCCCCTTCTTTCGCGGCAGTGTTTCATAGCGGATAGAGTACCGCGCCCGGATCCGGCAAAGCTGGAATAGGTTCTCCAAGAAGGGATGGCCGATCGTCATTAATTCCGATTCCGGTTCCTTTTGATGAGCCTTTTGTGTAAAAGAGAGCAGTATCTTATTAGAGTGCCATTGGAGCGGCAAATCCTTCGGTAGTTTCACCTCGAGGAGCTGATCGCCTCGGCTCTTAATCTTGGCGCCCTGCTCCTCAAGAAATATCTCGACAAATGTTTTCAATTGAGAGGCTTTCACTGCGTGCTCCTTTCAATCAATTCGCCTCTCTGCATGTCGAATATCTCTTCATCGCAGTTGCGGACATGTTCATAGCGCTTCTGCGCCATGATTAATTCATCGCCAAGGCGGTCGAAGGCTATTTCACGCTCTTTCTGTTCGCGTGTATGGGCCCAGATCTCAAAGACCCGGTTTTCAAAGGCCTGTTCGTGATCCCAGTGGCCCAGCACCATCTCCATCTCACCAATCACCAGTTCAAACATATTAACCTTGCGGTGCAAAATCCAAAGGACATGCGATTCAACGGTATCCTGCGCCGCTAGGTTATACACTGTGACATCCTTTTTTTGACCCAGGCGGTGAACCCGCCCGATCCGCTGCTCGAGCCGCATGGGGTTCCATGGCAAATCATAGTTAACGACAATATTTGCAAACTGAAGGTTCCGCCCTTCGCCTCCCGACTCTGTGCTCAGAAGGATCGGGGCCTTTCCTTTGAACGATTCAACGGCGGCATCTTTATTTTTCGGTGAGAGCCCCCCATGGAAGATGGCCGGATTCACGCCGCGCTCCTTCAATTCCTTCTCGATGAAATGCAGGGTCCGCCGGAATTGTGTAAATAGGAGGATCTTTTCTTTCTTTTTAATCAGCTGATCCTCAATGATCTCCCATAACTTCTCAAACTTATTATGAATCTTTACCGACTCGGCCAGCTCCGCCAGCTCGCTGATCCGCCGCTGGTGCTGCGGCAACCGTTTTGCCCGCTGGACAAGCCGCAATGTTCCCGCGGCGGCGGCTGTTGATGAGCCGATCTCTTTCTGCAATACGATAAGGAAGAAGTGCCAGCGACGGAAATCATCATCCTCGGAATCGGTCGCGAGATCGTAGATGAAGTCGGAGACGCCTTCATAGAGCAGCTTCTCTTCCCGTGACAATTCCAGCGGCACCGATAGGATCTCCCGCTTGGGAAAAGTCAAATTCGTCTGGCTGCGCGTGGTGCGAATCATGACATCCGACAAAAGACGCGACAGCTCCCGCGTATTCTTTGGAAGCCGTTTATCGCCGCGGACCATGAACTTTTTGCGGAAAGCGCGATATGTACCCAGTGTTCCCGGACGCAGCAGTGTCACGAGATTATATAACTCGCGCAGATCGTTCTGCACCGGTGTCGCCGTAACAAGCAGCACATACTTCAGCGACAGCGACTCGATGAACTTCCAAGCCTGCGTCAAATGGTTTCGAAGCCGGTGGGCTTCATCGACGACGAGCAGATCAAAATTCTGTTCACGAATCGCATTACGATTCCGCGCGCCTTTCGCCGTGTCGAGCGAGGCCAGCAAAAAGGGATGGTCGCCCCAGTTGTCACCCCGCGAGAAGATGCGGAACGGTAGATCAAATTTGTGTTCCAGCTCCTGCCGCCACTGCGTCAGCAAAGAAACAGGAACGAGAACCAAGGCGCGGCGCACCAGTCCGCGCAGGACAAGCTCTTTGAGAACCAGCCCGGTCTCGACGGTTTTGCCCAGCCCGACCTCATCGGCCAAGAGGGCCCGCCCCTTCATATGCCGCAGAACCCGCAGACAGGCCTTGATCTGATAATCGTAATGATCGACATCCTTCGAGGCGCCGAGGGCGAGCAGGGTATCAAACCCCTTTGACAAGGCCAGCCGCTCACCCTGGTGATGCAGCACGAAACAGCGCTGGCTTGTCACTTCCTGCTTTTTAAGATCGAGCACCCACTCGAGGCTTTCTTCATCAAGATCGACAAATTCGCGCGAGGCAAACTCAAAGAATGGTTCTTTAACTTTTGCGACGGCCGTATTTTTCGTCGTTTTCTTCTTTTCAGATTTTGACTCTTTTTCGGCGGGGACAACGGCATCAGCCGTCTCCGCCTTGCCATCCGTTCCCGGGACACGGAGCTGCGGATGGATCGAGGTGACCTTGCGGACCGTGTCGCCAAAAGCAACCTCTAAAATATCGAAAAAGGGTCTTGAGCGCACTTCAACAACGAGACCCTCACCGAAAAGCTCGTGAAAGACCTTGTCACCGACTTTGTAACGTACAACTTCTTTGGTCATAACATCCTTGCCCACATCAATCCTCAAACAGTGAGTCTATTTCGAACAAACTAATTCGTATATCTACTTTGTATAATAATGCAAACCGATGGCCACCTCGCCCGACCCCGTCAGCGTCGGCTCGGAACGGTACCCGTAGGCCCTTATGCTGAAATCGATCGCCGCGCGGCGTCCGACAAAGTACTCAATCCCACCCCCCACGCTGATCACGAGATCCTCGCCGGGGAATATGTCCTGTTCGAGTTCCCGTCCGCTCACCGGCTCTTTGGTGATCTCCCGGATGACCGGGCGGAAAAGCCCCGCGCCGAAAACGATATATCTCGACGTCCGCGTCGGGCGATGGAAATAGAGGTAATAATCCAGCATGTAAAGTGTCATCTGCAGCTGTTTGGGATACGCGCTGCCAAGCCCGCTCTTGCGGCGATAGCGCTGATCCTCGAGCGACAGTCCGAAAGCGCGATTGCGGGCTGTGCTGTACTTCAGCCGGATCGCGATCCCCTCGCCGGACTCAAAAAGCTTCGGCCAGGCGCCGAAGACGACATCCTCAGGCAGCTCTTCCGTCTGGCCATTGATCATTCCGTACTGCAGCTGAAAACCAAGGCTGATGGTGTTGCGGGGCTGTTCATAGGCCAGCGCTGCGGGAAGCCAAAGATGAAACACGGCAGCCGCAACGACCGCCACGAGACTCGGCAACACCGGTCTGGAGATGGTATCATATCTCTTCATCTGAATCCGTCTTCTCCAACCCCGCGATCTCTCGATCACGTACCTACTTTAACATTCGCCTTGACCGGCGCCTTCGCTATCATCCCTTCCCGCGCTCCAACCTGCGCCCGGGGATGAGCCTGTCGATAGGCCTGCCTTAAGCGATCTCTCTCGACTGCCGTGTAAATCTCGGTTGTAGAGATCTTGGCGTGTCCCAAGTACTCCTGCACCACACGCAATCCAGCGCCGCCATCGAGCAAATGCGTGGCAGAGGAATGGCGCAGAACATGCGGATGGATCCCGTTGGGATCCAATCCGGCCTTCAAGGCCAGCTCCCGCAGGATCCTCCAGAAACCGGATCGTCCCAGCGGCCGGCCTTTGGCGTTTAAGAAAATGGCACCGGGATCCCGCTGGTTCTTCAGCAGACCCGGGCGACCCTCCTCGAGATAGGCGGTCAGGGCCTCCTCCGCCGGACGCCCGACAGGGACGACCCTTTCTCGGGAACCTTTCCCTAAAACCCGCAACCAAAGGCCATCTTCCGCACGAATGATGGAGGATTTATCCAATCCGACAAGCTCGGTTACGCGTAATGCCGCCCCATACCCTATCTCAATCAGGGCGACATTGCGAGTGTCCAATCGCCCGCCGGAGGCCGCGGCTGCCAATATCTGCTCGATCTCATCCCGGCTCAGAATGCGCGGCAAGGGCCGCAAAACCTTCTGGCCACGCAACTCCAGGGTCGGGTCATCTTCCCGATACCCCTCGCGACAGAGATATTTATGGAAGGCCCGCAATGAGGATGATGCCCGCGCCACCGTCGACGAAGCCCGTCCCTCCCCTCTCAAGCAATTCAAATACCTTACCACGTCCGATTCCTGAGAACAGCATGGATTCTTCTTTTCTTTCTCTTCCAGGTACCGGAAGTAGCTCTCGAGATCAGCCCGATAGGCCTCGACCGTGCGTGGTGAGGATCGGCGCACCAGCCGCAACTCTTCCAGATACGGTTCCAAAAGGTTCATCCGGTCACTTCCTGTGCCGACAACTTCAAAACCCTGTGCTCTCCGCTTTGATGCCGTCCCTGCCAAGACACTTAAAGTAATTACTCAGCCGAATTCTCTAGTCCTTTCAGTTCTTCATGGATACGCCGCGCCAGCTGTGGGCCGATCCCAGGGACATCCGTCAACTCTTCCGGCGTAGCATTTTTCAGCCTCTCCGGACTGCCAAAAGCCGCCAGGAGCGCTACTTTGCGTGAATGGCCGATTCCGGAAATCGAGTCTAATGACGAAGCCCTCAGGACGGAACCCCGCAGCCGTCGATGATAGCTGATTGCAAAACGATGCGCCTCGTCGCGGACCCGCTGAAGCAGTTTAAGGGCCGCAGAAGACCTGGGCAAACGGCGGATTTCCAAACCCCGCGGACCGACAATCTCCTCATGCCGCTTCGCCAGACCAATCACCGGAATCTCTTCAAAGCCTTTGGAACGCAGGGTCTTACGAGCGATCGAAACCTGCCCCCGCCCCCCATCAACCAGGATGAGGTCGGGCAGCGCCTCGTTCTTCTCAGATGCCCGATCCAACCGCCGTCCCAAAACCTCCGCCATCATGGCAAAGTCATCCGGCCCTTCTACATCCCGAATTCTATATCGCCGGTAGCCAGCTTTCAAGGGGGCCCCATCGACGAAGGTGACCCGCGACCCGACCGCATGGACCCCCTGTATATTGGAAATATCGTACCCCTCCACACGATAGGGGGGATTTTTCAGGCCGAGCGCCTTCTGCAGCTCATAGACGGCCGGATCGACCCGGCGCGTGCGCTTCTGCGCCATAAGCTCCTTTTCTTCCAGCGTGAGGGCGGCATTCTCTTCAGCGATCTTTGAAAGACCGAGCCAGCGGCTTCCCCTGGCAAGACGGATGGTGACCCGCCGCCCGGCCAGCGACGACAACCAATCCTCCAGCGCTTTCCGGTCCGGCGGATTTTCTGTGGTGATGATCCGCGGCGGTATTTTGATCCGATCAGTATAGAACTGCGTGATGAAGGCCTCGAGGACCTCTTGCGGCGTCCGCCCTGCTCCCCCTTTCATCTCGCGCTGTTCGCGGCCGAGAACCCGGCCCTCCCGCTCAGAAAGCACAACAACCGCGGCGCGCTCACCGCGGTGCGCCAGTCCGACGACATCAGCATCCCAGATCTCTCCGCGAAGCATATTCTGCTGCCGGCTCATTTCTTCGATGCCGCGGATGAGATCGCGGCAGCGCGCCGCCTCTTCGTACTGCCAGGCCGCGGTCGCCTGAGACATTTTCGCTTCGAGTTCGCGGATGACATCCTGTCCCTTCCCCCCAAAGACGAGGAGCAGGCGGTTGGTCATCGCCTGGTAATCTTCTGCGGTAATCCGGCGCGTGCAAGGCGCGGGGCACTTTCCCATATGGTACTCAAGGCATTCGCGCTCATCGCGCGCAAGGCGCCTGTCGGTGCAGTTCCGCAGCGGAAAGATGGATCGCAGGAGCTTGAGAAAGGCCCGCAGCGATTTGACTTTTGTATAAGGACCGAAGTAGGCCGACCCATCGCGAACAAGCGAGCGGGTCACGACGATCGCCGGAAAGGGGTGCCCGGTCGTGATCTTAATATGAGGATAGCGCTTGTCGTCCTTGAGCTGAATGTTGTAAGGCGGCTGTTCCTTCTTGACGCAGTTTGCCTCGAGGATCAGCGCTTCGGATTCGGAGGAAACGACGACATAGTCGAAGTTGCAGATCTGAGCCTTCATCTGCTCGATGCGCGGGTCGTTGTCAGCCGGCCTGAAATAGCTGCGCACCCGGTTGGCCAGATTCTTGGCCTTGCCCACGTAGAGAAGCTTATTCCGAGCATCCCGAAGATAGTAAACCCCCGGCTGGCGCGGCAGCAGCGCCAGCCTCTTCTTAAGGTTTTTTTCGGTCTCGGCATCCCTCATAACCGGTTAAGAATCCATGAAATGGGGGAGATTGTCCAGTTGTGTGGGTTTTAGGGGCGCAATGGGGCGGATGGGGGCAGTTTCGGCCGCTTCGCCTGCTTGAGCCGCAATGCCTCTTTCGGCCGCTTGCCTCTTTACAACCGCAGCGCCAGCCCGGAGCCCCTGGGGAGCGTCCGGTAGAGAATCACCGCGTCCTGGGCGTCCATCTCGAGAATGACCCACCGCTCCCCCGGGTGAAACCAGGCTTCGACGCGTCTGCCGACCTTCTTCCAATAGCAGCTCCACTTGGAATTCAGGGAGCCGTCAGATCGGCTGAGGACATGGATACGGAGCTTCCGCTCATACAGGAGACAAAAGGAGACGCTGCGGTGGGGCGGCTCCACGCTGCCCCGGCGCGCCGCCTCGGCCAGGATCTCAATATTCGAAACGTCTAATGCCGGCGGATCCTCCGTCAAATTCCCCATTTTGTTTAACAGCTGAAAGGGCGCGGCGAGAGACTCCCGCAGGGCCGCCTGTCTCCGGTCCCTCTCAGCACCCCGGTTCAAGTAGCCCTTCCGAATGAGGCCGGCGCGCACCGGAATGCCCTCAATCTCGAGGACTGCGGTTCCCGCGGGAATGTCCAGCGCGAGATTGATCCCCTGCCGCAGGGCGAGCTTGTGACGCGCCTCCAGGAAACGAATCTCTGAAAGAAGCTCCGCACCCTTGCTGACGAGGGAATCCCCTTCCGACGCGGAAGCATCGGAAGCCGGAGCGCGCGACAGAGCGCCGAGGAGCATCAGTAGAGTCACGGACCCGGCCAGCGTTCTGCGGAAACAATGCGTGAGTCTCATGGGGCACCTAGTAAATTAAAACGGATGTCCCGACACGGGAGGACTTATAGACGATCTCCAGATCGGCGTCACCCAGCCGGATACAGCCGTGCGTTACGGGGAGGCCGAGGAGCCTTTTGTACAACGTGCCGTGAATGAAATATCCGTCGCCGAAGGCCATGGCGAAACGTCCCAAGGAGCCGCCTTCGATCCGCTCGGATGATTGGCGGGAAGGGATCGGCTTATTCTCCTCAATGAAAGCCCAGTCGGGTTTGACCCACACGGGATTTGCCTGCTTTGCTAGGATCTGGAACCGCCCCCGCGGCGTTTTGAAATGCCATTTCTGATCACCGGGGCCCTCCAGGC
This sequence is a window from Candidatus Eisenbacteria bacterium. Protein-coding genes within it:
- a CDS encoding DEAD/DEAH box helicase — translated: MTKEVVRYKVGDKVFHELFGEGLVVEVRSRPFFDILEVAFGDTVRKVTSIHPQLRVPGTDGKAETADAVVPAEKESKSEKKKTTKNTAVAKVKEPFFEFASREFVDLDEESLEWVLDLKKQEVTSQRCFVLHHQGERLALSKGFDTLLALGASKDVDHYDYQIKACLRVLRHMKGRALLADEVGLGKTVETGLVLKELVLRGLVRRALVLVPVSLLTQWRQELEHKFDLPFRIFSRGDNWGDHPFLLASLDTAKGARNRNAIREQNFDLLVVDEAHRLRNHLTQAWKFIESLSLKYVLLVTATPVQNDLRELYNLVTLLRPGTLGTYRAFRKKFMVRGDKRLPKNTRELSRLLSDVMIRTTRSQTNLTFPKREILSVPLELSREEKLLYEGVSDFIYDLATDSEDDDFRRWHFFLIVLQKEIGSSTAAAAGTLRLVQRAKRLPQHQRRISELAELAESVKIHNKFEKLWEIIEDQLIKKKEKILLFTQFRRTLHFIEKELKERGVNPAIFHGGLSPKNKDAAVESFKGKAPILLSTESGGEGRNLQFANIVVNYDLPWNPMRLEQRIGRVHRLGQKKDVTVYNLAAQDTVESHVLWILHRKVNMFELVIGEMEMVLGHWDHEQAFENRVFEIWAHTREQKEREIAFDRLGDELIMAQKRYEHVRNCDEEIFDMQRGELIERSTQ
- a CDS encoding tyrosine recombinase; its protein translation is MNLLEPYLEELRLVRRSSPRTVEAYRADLESYFRYLEEKEKKNPCCSQESDVVRYLNCLRGEGRASSTVARASSSLRAFHKYLCREGYREDDPTLELRGQKVLRPLPRILSRDEIEQILAAAASGGRLDTRNVALIEIGYGAALRVTELVGLDKSSIIRAEDGLWLRVLGKGSRERVVPVGRPAEEALTAYLEEGRPGLLKNQRDPGAIFLNAKGRPLGRSGFWRILRELALKAGLDPNGIHPHVLRHSSATHLLDGGAGLRVVQEYLGHAKISTTEIYTAVERDRLRQAYRQAHPRAQVGAREGMIAKAPVKANVKVGT
- the uvrC gene encoding excinuclease ABC subunit UvrC; the protein is MRDAETEKNLKKRLALLPRQPGVYYLRDARNKLLYVGKAKNLANRVRSYFRPADNDPRIEQMKAQICNFDYVVVSSESEALILEANCVKKEQPPYNIQLKDDKRYPHIKITTGHPFPAIVVTRSLVRDGSAYFGPYTKVKSLRAFLKLLRSIFPLRNCTDRRLARDERECLEYHMGKCPAPCTRRITAEDYQAMTNRLLLVFGGKGQDVIRELEAKMSQATAAWQYEEAARCRDLIRGIEEMSRQQNMLRGEIWDADVVGLAHRGERAAVVVLSEREGRVLGREQREMKGGAGRTPQEVLEAFITQFYTDRIKIPPRIITTENPPDRKALEDWLSSLAGRRVTIRLARGSRWLGLSKIAEENAALTLEEKELMAQKRTRRVDPAVYELQKALGLKNPPYRVEGYDISNIQGVHAVGSRVTFVDGAPLKAGYRRYRIRDVEGPDDFAMMAEVLGRRLDRASEKNEALPDLILVDGGRGQVSIARKTLRSKGFEEIPVIGLAKRHEEIVGPRGLEIRRLPRSSAALKLLQRVRDEAHRFAISYHRRLRGSVLRASSLDSISGIGHSRKVALLAAFGSPERLKNATPEELTDVPGIGPQLARRIHEELKGLENSAE